From Calonectris borealis chromosome 7, bCalBor7.hap1.2, whole genome shotgun sequence, one genomic window encodes:
- the CEP55 gene encoding centrosomal protein of 55 kDa, whose amino-acid sequence MNSKTARDIIIGKWGLKSGSSRPENDLEKYKQEKTALRKSVEEVVKGKSKMTDPERNGLLEKILSLEKDKEKYNHFLGEKDKEIQNLKDKLRSKTKNSEVSSLQSQLEEKTKEAESREQLLRSLSEEVNQLKCNLSTVTAKCSEFENRAGTSQASQEAVTNSTGSPTNLYEVEKQLKDALEKNQQWLLYDQQREAYVRGLLGRIFELEQKSEIVSQQESKEFNSEGHLQEEKQKYYDQLLLTAKSDLETERRTITQLRSELNEFKKKYEETQREITSLNALLQSQQVAEIKTLENENKMKGEKVQRLKQENESIKGQLREEKRKSEDLLCQVQLLRKSLHKQQEEHTRIALLEQQIQICTTDFENEKLDHQNLRHQLNKVLKELRKARQQITRLEPLKLQESGHMEPEEDLQAAFEEKLTTYDRSPSLKHSSLLDESFLECPRCKMQYPTSQHRELLAHIDFCTA is encoded by the exons ATGAATTCCAAGACGGCCAGAGATATAATTATTGGCAAGTGGGGCTTAAAGTCGGGTAGCTCCAGGCCTGAGAATGACCTCGAGAAGTACAAGCAGGAGAAGACAGCCCTGAGAAAATCAGTGGAGGAAGTCgtgaaagggaaaagcaaaatgacCGATCCGGAAAGGAACGGGCTCCTAGAG aaaatactttcccttgaaaaagacaaagaaaaatacaaccaTTTCCTTGGAGAGAAGGACAAAGAAATCCAAAACCTGAAAGATAAGCTTAGATCCAAAACCAAGAATAGCGAAGTCTCCTCATTACAAAGTCAActagaggaaaaaacaaaggaagcagaaagcaggGAACAGTTACTTCGTTCCCTATCGGAAGAAGTGAACCAGTTAAAGTGTAATTTATCCACTGTTACTGCAAAATGTTCTGAGTTTGAAAACAGAGCTGGTACTTCTCAGGCATCCCAG GAAGCTGTAACAAACAGCACTGGATCACCAACTAATCTTTATGAAGTTGAAAAACAACTGAAAGAT GCTCTTGAGAAAAACCAACAGTGGCTACTGTATGACCAGCAACGTGAAGCATATGTCAGGGGACTGCTTGGAAGGATCTTTGAACTTGAACAGAAGTCAGAAATAGTTAGCCAACAAGAATCTAAAGAATTCAATTCAGAAG GTCATCTacaagaggaaaagcaaaaatattatgaCCAGCTGTTACTAACTGCTAAGAGTGATCTTGAGACTGAAAGACGCACTATAACCCAGCTGAGATCTGAACTTAACGAATTCAAAAAGAAGTATGAAGAAACACAACGAGAAATAACGAGTTTAAATGCCTTATTGCAGTCGCAACAGGTTGCTGAAATTAAGActctagaaaatgaaaataaaatgaaaggagagaaagtgcagagactaaaacaagaaaatgaaagtatTAAAGGACAgctcagagaagaaaagagaaagtctgAAGATCTTTTATGTCAG gTGCAACTTCTTCGTAAATCATTGCACAAACAGCAAGAGGAACACACTAGGATAGCTTTGTTGGAACAACAG ATCCAGATATGCACCACAGACTTTGAGAATGAAAAACTTGACCACCAGAACTTGCGGCATCAGTTAAACAAAGTCCTTAAGGAACTGCGCAAGGCCAGGCAGCAAATAACCCGTCTGGAACCTCTG AAACTCCAGGAATCTGGACATATGGAACCAGAGGAAGATTTGCAAGCTGCATTTGAAGAGAAGCTGACCACATATGACAGAAGTCCTTCCCTGAAACATTCAAGCCTTCTTGATGAAAGTTTTCTCGAGTGTCCCAGATGTAAAATGCAGTATCCAACAAGCCAGCACAGAGAATTACTAGCACATATTGACTTTTGTACAGCTTGA